A stretch of the Aegilops tauschii subsp. strangulata cultivar AL8/78 chromosome 4, Aet v6.0, whole genome shotgun sequence genome encodes the following:
- the LOC109778395 gene encoding high molecular mass early light-inducible protein HV58, chloroplastic translates to MATMVALSSFAGAAVVGRSASWSPAVPRRRALLVRAQIEPGVEPTKEETTSASTSSPSPTPSPSTTPVAPKPKAKANPSVWDALAFSGPAPERINGRLAMVGFVAALSVEAARGGGLLDQAGSGAGLGWFLTTAAVFSVASLVPLLQGQSVESKSSGVWTADAELWNGRFAMLGLVALAVTEFITGTPFVNV, encoded by the exons ATGGCGACCATGGTGGCCTTGAGCTCCTTCGCTGGTGCCGCCGTCGTCGGCCGCTCCGCCTCCTGGTCTCCGGCGGTGCCGCGCCGGCGCGCCCTCCTCGTCAGGGCCCAGATCGAG CCGGGTGTCGAGCCGACCAAGGAGGAGACGACGAGCGCATCGACATCCTCCCCGAGCCCAACCCCAAGCCCGAGCACGACCCCGGTGGCGCCCAAGCCCAAGGCCAAGGCTAACCcctcggtctgggacgcgctcgCGTTCAGCGGCCCGGCGCCGGAGCGCATCAACGGCCGGCTCGCTATGGTGGGCTTCGTGGCGGCGCTCTCCGTCGAGGCCGCGCGCGGCGGCGGGCTGCTCGACCAGGCCGGCAGCGGCGCCGGGCTGGGATGGTTCCTGACAACCGCGGCTGTGTTCTCCGTGGCGTCTCTGGTGCCGCTGCTTCAGGGGCAGAGTGTGGAGAGCAAGTCCAGCGGCGTATGGACCGCCGACGCCGAGCTGTGGAACGGCCGCTTCGCCATGCTCGGCCTCGTCGCACTCGCCGTCACCGAGTTCATCACCGGCACGCCCTTCGTCAACGTCTGA